DNA from Parvularcula marina:
CAATGTGCGGGGACGCGATATCGGTTCATTCGTACAGGAAGCGCAAGGTGCTGTGGCGTCCCGGCTTTCCCTCTCACCTGGCTATCGCATCGTCTGGGGCGGGCAGTTTGAATTGCAGCAACAGGCCAATAAACGGTTCGCCACGGTCATTCCCCTCACACTGGGGATTGTCCTCTTTGTCCTGCTGCTGGCCTTTGGGCGGCTTCGTTCAGCGCTCTTGATCCTGATCAATATCCCCTTCGCCCTGACGGGAGGGGCGACGGCGCTATGGATGACCGGTTTGCCGGTCTCGGTCCCTGCCACGGTCGGGTTCATCGCGCTGTTCGGCATTGCGCTCGGCAATGGCATGGTGCTGGTCAGTTATATGGATCAGTTTGCCCGTGCGGGCCGCGATCTGGATAAGCTTGCGCTCGATGCGGCAATGATGCGGGCACGCCCGGTATTGATGACCGCGCTGACGACCGCGCTGGGGCTCGCGCCGCTCTTGTTTGCCAGCGGGGTCGGCGCGGAAGTGCAGCGGCCACTGGCGACCGTCGTTATGGGCGGGCTGATCAGCTCAACGGCGCTGACACTGCTGGTCCTGCCAGCCTTCCACCGCTGGGTCGCGCCGCGGCCCGATGCGGAGAGGGCGGATGCTTCTTCAGCGAGCCCTCACACACAGCTCGTCCACAAGGGAGCAACATGATGCGTATCCCTCCTGTTTTGCAATTCCTATTCTGGGGCATCGCAGCGTGGGGCATCCAGAAACTGGTGTCAGAATATAACTATTCATGGCGCTATCAGCTGAGTGCGGCGCTTGGCTGCGCCGTTCTTGGTATTATGATATCTGGCTTAGGAGTGGCTGAGTTCGTGAAGTTCAAAACCACCCTCAACCCGGTCTCGCCGGATAAGGCTCAAAGACTTGTAACCTCTGGCATCTTCCGGCTCACGCGTAACCCCATGTATCTGGGGATGCTGCTGATCTTATCTGGCTGGCTCCTCTTCCTTGGAAATCCCTTCGCTGCCCCCACAGCCGCCGGGTTCGTCCTGATAATGAATAACATTCAGATTAAACCGGAAGAACGTGCTATGATGGTCAAGTTCGGCGAGGAGTATGAAGCCTATAGGCGGCGTACCCGGCGCTGGATCTAAGGGGGTTTGATGCCAAGGGGCCGACGCCCGACATCGCAAGCACGGCGACTGCCATGAGCGTTATGCAATCCGTACTGGATGGAGCGGAATACCGATCGAACCTATGTGCTGCATCCCGACCGTGAGGGCGGAGCCCTCTACGATTGGTGTAGTACCCTTTAGTCTCTGTCGGGTTTCACGGACCGCAAGATGTGCGTGGTAGTACCACGCTATCTTGGCAAGGGGACCCGCTGCGCGTCCCCGTTGCATCCCCCCCGGCCTTGGCGAATGACGGGCTTTGAGCCCTGATCCGCCAGCCAATCGTTTCGCCGATTGATCACGCCCAGCCTATCGCCGCTGGACCACTCGCAGGGAGACTTCGCTCTCCCTGCGCCCATCGATCAAAGGGGCTATCGCGCCCCTTGTGAAATCCGCTCGTCAGGGTGCGGCCCCCGACACCCGCCAATCAGGGGAGCGTTCCTGCTGCCCCCGATACCCCCATGACCATTTCATGGAGACCAACCCTGCGCAGGTTGGATGCACAAATAGATAAAAGTGCTCGTGAGTTTTGTAACCGCGCGCTATGGCGGTGTAAGCTAAGGCAAAGCAAAACTAGTGAGACGCGATGCTGTCAAGCATGCGTTTCGCAGGATGAAGGCGACGCTGTACTCTGAATAAAGTTTCAGCGGCGGTACATATTTGGGCTAGCCGAAGAACGACCAATCAACTGAAGCTGCAATGGGGCTGGACGTTTCAGAGGGCTTATGACCAGATTGGCCATTGCAAATAGGGAAGCAACCGTAGTGATTGAGAAAATCGCTCAAGAAGAAGTTTTCAACATCAAACAGATTTTCGTTCCCGTAGTTGCTAAGTACTTCCGCAGAGTAGTACGTAAACTTCACATTCTGTGTCTTCGCGTAGTTGCAAATTCCAAGGTTACCGGATTGACCTGATAAATGACCTCCGAGCCTCTTAAAAAGGCTGTTCTGCTTTGACTCGCTCATTCCAATGTATATAAGCTTCGAATTCGCGAAGGGGTACGCGATTTCGCTTTCAGTTAGATAGATAAAGTAAATGCCCGCGACTCCGCGAACAAATTTGATTTCTTGATCGCTAAGATTGTAAGTTTGTGTGAAGAGTATCCGCATTTTTTAATAATAAACAAGGGGATAAGCCTTGGCCACCGAAAACATAAAGACTGCCTCCGAAGTCATTGCCGATTTCCTAGACACTCAGGCCAAGGATGAATCCCTCGACGCAGACACTGTCGCTTCTATCAATACCCTTTGGGAGGAAGATGATCTTAGCAAGGTAAAGCTTCTGCGGAAGTTGGAAGAGGCACGCAAGGCCGCGATCACGGCTGACCTGGCGAGCGGAGGGGAGCCCGGTGATGACTAAAGTTCGCAAGATTACTGTCTCTCGTTTTCGCGGTGCACGCTTTGATCTCCCGCTCGATTTTTCAAAGAAAATGAAGAGTGTAGCCATCTTTGGAGAAAACGCATCGGGCAAGAGCACGATAACAGATGCCCTTGAGTGGTTCATTCATGATCGCGTAGGCCACCTGTGGCGGGAAGACTGCAAGCAGGATGCGCTCCGCAATGTGTTGGCCGACAATAAGCCCAGCAGCGTAGAACTGGTTTTTGATGGCGCCGACCGTAACGGAACCAAGGCGCTCTCCGACGCGCTGAAGACCTCAGCCACCTTTGCCAACGATGATGCGGAGAAGCTTGTTACCGACCTGAAAGGTGACAATATTTTTCTCAGGCACGCCGATATTGTTAGCTTTCTCGATAAAACAAAAGGTGGCAAGCGCGAGGCGATTGCCAACATTATTGGCTATAGCGAAATCACGAAATTTAGAAACGTCATTTTGCAAACGAAAAATCAGCTTGAAAAAGAGACTGAATACACGACAGCAAAACAGCAGATTCAACGCCTTCAATCGGGAATGATTGCAGAAGTAGAGCAGGTAGTCCCTAACAGAAAAGCGTTCTTTGACGTAGCTGCAAAGCTCATGAAGCCATTCGAGCTTAAGACAGAAGTGAAGGACGAAGATTCCTACGCTGAAGCTTCAGAAGAGCTGCGAGGACAGGGCAGCAGTGAAGAAAAGATACGACTGGCAGAACGACTCGCGCAGCTTGAGAAAGCTTGCGGTGATCTCTCCAAAGACCTTGATCAACTCTGGAATGATGCCGCGGCATTTACGGACAAATTCAACGCCCTCGCTAAAGAGAGCGAAAACGTCAACAAGCTTCGGCTTAGTGACTTTCTGACGCGCGGCAAGGCCGTTCTAGACGATAAGGTCTTTATTGACCCGCAGTGCCCCTTTTGTTTGGAACCCTATGAGCTTGCCCAACTTCAAGAAGAGGTCGGCAAGCGCCTTGAATTACTGGAAGCGTTACAAAAGCAGCTTGATGAAGCGGGCACGCTCAAGGATGCTCTTGCCGAGACCGTGACCAATGCGGGCGTCAAGACGAAAACGATCATTGAGACGTATGCTGATTTGGAAGATTTCTCATCGCTGATCGAGGCTGCCAAATCTGCGCGCCTTAAGCTGCGCGACTATCTGAAAGAACTGAAATCCGCCTTTGATGACAAAAAGGTTTTTCAGGCCCCCGCCGATTTCGATTCCGAACTGAAGGCGTTGCGTTCAGAATCTCAAAAGGCAGCGAAGCAAGCCGAGGAAGCTGCGAAGAAACTACAGCTTTCGGAACTGGAGAAGAAAGTCGCCGCTGCGTTGACTAAGCTCAAGACCGTTAGCGATCAGGTGAACGACTTCGAGAGTTATCAGAACATAAAGGGTGTTTACGAAGCCCAAATCATTACTCTTTCCTCGATGCTGGATGCATTTATCAAGGTTCAAAACGGGGCGCTTCAAGCCGTGTTGGATACCATCAGTGATGATGTCGGGAAGTTCTACAAGGCACTGCACCCCAAGGAAAGCGTGGATAAGGTGCGCCTGACTATGGTCGGTGATGAAGGCGTCGAGTTCGAGTACACCTTCCATGGGAAGCAGACCCAGCCCCCACGCAAATATTTAAGTGAAAGTCACCTCAATAGTCTCGGCGTGGTGCTGTTCCTCGCCAACGCTCGCATTTTCAACAAGCACGCCAAGTTCCTAGTGCTGGATGATATCGTCACAAGCTTCGACACATCGCATCGTCGCAGGCTCTTACGCCTGTTGCGCGACGAGTTCTCCGATTGGCAAATTATCATCCTTACACACGAGAATATCTGGTTTGACATCATCAAAAGAGAAATGGGGCAATATGGCTGGATATTT
Protein-coding regions in this window:
- a CDS encoding methyltransferase family protein; this translates as MMRIPPVLQFLFWGIAAWGIQKLVSEYNYSWRYQLSAALGCAVLGIMISGLGVAEFVKFKTTLNPVSPDKAQRLVTSGIFRLTRNPMYLGMLLILSGWLLFLGNPFAAPTAAGFVLIMNNIQIKPEERAMMVKFGEEYEAYRRRTRRWI